The Castanea sativa cultivar Marrone di Chiusa Pesio chromosome 11, ASM4071231v1 genome contains a region encoding:
- the LOC142617076 gene encoding uncharacterized protein LOC142617076, whose protein sequence is MARLDNPSVGFLEEDARRLHHPHDDALVVSIRAGDYNMHRVLVDNGSLADILFYPVFQQMGIGREWLAPTNAPPIGFGGTRIYSLGVVTLSVTVGDYPQQITKDVVFLVTPSSDDPLLMHGRL, encoded by the coding sequence ATGGCGCGACTTGATAACCCCAGCGTCGGGTTTTTGGAAGAAGATGCacgacgccttcaccacccacatgatgacGCGCTTGTCGTCAGCATACGGGCAGGGGATtacaacatgcatcgagttttggttGATAACGGAAGCTTGGCAGATATCCTCTTCTACCCCGtgttccagcaaatggggattggtaGAGAGTGGCTGGCTCCAACAAATGCACCACCCATTGGCTTCGGTGGGACAAGGATCTACTCTTTAGGCGTCGTCACGTTGTCTGTGACGGTGGGAGATTACCCCCAGCAAATAACTAAGGATGTGGTTTTTCTTGTAACGCCATCCTCGGATGACCCACTCTtaatgcatggaaggctgtaA
- the LOC142615318 gene encoding uncharacterized protein LOC142615318 yields MGVVIIDGSTVRDFVSDEAQFKKSVDERFAAFDLNNDGVLSRGELRKAFESMRLLESHFGIDVATTPDQLTQLYDSIFEKFDCDRNGTVDVEEFRAEMKKIMLAIADGLGSCPIQMALEDGDENLLKRAADLEASKSNSKASS; encoded by the coding sequence ATGGGGGTGGTGATAATAGATGGATCAACGGTGCGTGACTTTGTGAGCGACGAGGCTCAGTTCAAGAAGAGCGTGGACGAGAGGTTTGCAGCTTTCGATCTCAACAACGACGGTGTTCTCTCGCGCGGCGAGCTCCGCAAGGCCTTCGAGTCCATGAGGCTCCTCGAGAGCCACTTCGGCATCGATGTGGCGACCACTCCGGATCAGCTCACCCAGCTCTACGACTCCATATTCGAGAAGTTTGACTGTGATCGCAATGGGACTGTGGATGTGGAGGAGTTCAGGGCggagatgaagaagatcatGCTTGCTATTGCTGATGGGCTAGGGTCCTGTCCCATTCAGATGGCTCTTGAGGATGGTGATGAAAATTTGCTTAAAAGGGCTGCAGATCTTGAGGCTTCTAAGTCTAATTCTAAGGCCTCCTCCTAG